GGGGGCACGCAGTGAGTCGCCTGCTCGACCATCTGCGCCTGGAACCACTCGCTCAACCGAGCGACGCCCGGCATAGCGAAGCAGCAACTGCAGCGCCAGTTGCACCAACGATAGTCGCGGCTCCCGCCAAGGCGGTAGCGTCAACCACGCCCAGCCCGACACCCCGATCGGAACGCCATACCAAGCCGGGCCTGTTGCTGACCGGGCTGCTCGGCTTGCTGGTCGGCATCGGAGCAACCCTGCTGCTCTCACCGACAGCAATTCAACCCTTGCCATATCGGCCTGCCACGGCCCCTCAACCGACCAGTTTGCCGACACCGCCAGCTACGGCCACGCCGACCGTGCCCTCCGCCCCCACACCGACCAATACCTTGCCCTCGCCACACCCGACCTTACCGAATCCGGATAACCCGCCTCGGCTCCAGCCCCATGCAGTGCTGACTGGCGGAGCACCGCCGGAAGACAAGGTCGCAATCAGCCGAGGGCAGCCCAAATCTGCAGCCTCATCACCCCTGGTCGCAGCTTGGCAAGCGCAGCGGGACAACAAGAACGCGGAAGCCGAAGCACTGTACAAACAGGTGCTGACGCGCGATGCGCGCAACGTGGATGCACTCAATGGCCTAGCCGCCCTGGCGCAGGATCGCGGCGATGCCGTGGCCGCAGCCGCCTTGTATCGCCGCGTGTTGGCGCTGCAGCCAAACAACGCCTACGCCCTCGCTGCACTGGCGCAACTGCGGGGCGGGAATGATGTCGACGAGGCCGCCATGCGGCAGCGTGCAGAGCACGATGCGCCACACGCTTACACCCTGGCCAACCGCCTTGCCGCGGCCGGTCGCTGGCGCGAGGCCCAGGCCTGGTACTTCCAGGCCTACAGCCGCGATGCCGATGAAGCAGACTACGCCTACAACCTCGCCGTCAGCCTCGATATGCTGGGTCAGACCGGACCCGCTGCCGACTATTATCGCCGCGCATTGGCACTCGCCGGGCAGCGCAGCGGCCGCTTCGATGCGGCGACAGTCGAGGCGCGGCTGGCCGAGCTTGCCGGAGCCGCGCCATGAATACGCCGCCCGACAAGCGCCCGCTCGGCGAGCTGCTGGTGGCGCGCGGCTACCTCAGCCACGACCAGCTGCGCATTGCCTTGATGGAACAACAGCGCAGCAGTGCACCGCTCGGCAAGCTGCTGCTGTCGCTCGGCTTCGTCTCCGAGGGTGTGCTGCGCGACGCGCTGTCGGAAAACCTGGGCCAGGAGAGCATCGAGCTCGGCCAGATGATCGCAGACCCGCGCGCGCTGGCCCTCGTGCCGCAGGAGCTGGCACGCCGCCACCTGCTGCTTCCCATCGCCTGGGATGCGCACAACAGTACGCTGACACTGGCCATGGCCAGCCCCAGCAACCTTGTCGCGCTCGATCAGGTACGCCAGCAATTGCCCACCCACTGCCAGCTGCTCACGCGGCTCGCCAGCGAATCGGATCTGGTGACTGCGATTGACCAGTGCTACGGCTACGCCTTGTCAATCGACGGCATCCTCAACGAGATCGAAACCGGCGAGGTCGACGCAGGGTCGCTGGCCAGCAACCACGAATACAGCCAGCCCGTGGTGCGGCTGATCGACGCCTTGATGGCCGATGCCGTCACCCGTGGCGCTTCCGACATCCACCTCGAACCCGAAGCCGGCTTCGTGCGCATCCGCTATCGCATCGATGGCGTACTGCGCCAGGTACGCGTGTTGCACAAGACCTACTGGCCAGCCATGGTGGTACGGGTCAAGGTGATGGCCAACATGAACATCGCCGAAACACGTGCGCCTCAGGATGGCCGCATCTCGCGTGTATTGGCCGGCCGCAGCATCGATTTCCGCGTCGCCGCCCAGCCGACCACCTGGGGCGAAAACCTGGTGCTGCGCATACTCGATCGCAAGAAGGGGCTCTTGCCCATCGATGCGCTGGGCTTGACCGCGCCCAATCTCGCCACGCTGCGTCGCATGCTGGCCCGCCCCGAAGGGCTGATCCTCGTCACCGGCCCCACCGGCTCGGGCAAGACCACCACGCTGTACTCCATTCTTGCCGAGCTCAGCAGCGAACAGGTCAACATCATGACGCTGGAGGATCCGGTCGAGTATCCGATGCCCATGATCCGCCAGACCTCGCTGAACGAAGTGGTGAAGATGGATTTCGCCAGCGGCATCCGCTCCTTGCTGCGGCAGGATCCCGACGTGATCCTGATCGGCGAGATCCGCGACAAGGAAACCGCCGACATGGCATTTCGCGCGGCGATGACTGGGCATCAGGTCTACGCCACGCTGCACACCAACTCGGCGATCGGGGCCTTGCCACGGCTGGCCGATATTGGCGTGCGTGCGGACGTGATGGCGGGCAACATCATCGGTATCGTGGCGCAACGACTGGTACGGCGGCTCTGCCCGCAATGCCGCGAGCCCCATCCAGCCGATGCACTGTCCATGCGCCTGCTCGGCCAGCCTGACGATGCGCCCGCGCCGACGCTGTATCGCGCGCGCGGCTGCTCCGCCTGCGAGCAGCAGGGCTATCGCGGCCGCACTTCGGTCATCGAGATCCTGCGGCTCGATGCCGAACTCGATGCGCTGATCGCTGCAGGCGCTTCCCGCCGCACACTGCTCGATACCGCCACGGCGCGTGGCTTTGCGCCCTTGATCGACGATGCGTGCCGACTGGTGCTCGCCGGCGTGACCACGTTGGACGAAATCGCCCGCGTCGTCGATCTGACCGAGCGGGTGCCGTAATGCGCTACCGCTGGCAAGCCGCCGACGCCGACGGGCGCATCCGCCGTGGCGCGGAAGAAGCCGCCAATCCAGCCGATTTGGAGCGCAGGCTGCGTGTGCAGGGCCTGTCGCTGATCGCGAGCCGGCTGGCGCCCGCGCGTGGCGGATCATTCTGGCGCCGCGTCAGCCGGCGCGACCTGATTGCCTTCACCTTTCACCTGGAGCAGCTTGCCCGGGCCGGCGTGCCGCTGCTCGGCGGGCTGGCCGACCTGCGCGATGCCATGACCTCGCCGGCCCTGCATCAGGCCATCGTGCGCATGATCGAGGATGTGGAGGGTGGCCAGCGGTTCTCCGAAGCATTGGCCCGCCATCCGACCGTGTTCGACCCGGTCTACGTCAGTCTGGTGCGTGCCGGCGAAGAAGGTGGCCAGTTGCCCACCGTACTCGCCAGCCTGACCGAAGCGCTCAAATGGCAGGACGAAATCGCCAGCGAAACCAAGAAGCTCGTCGCCTATCCAGCCTTCGTCGGGGTGCTGGTGCTGGGCGTGATCGGTTTTCTGATGGTGCATCTGGTGCCGCAGATGGTCGATTTCCTCAAGGGCGCCGGCCAGGTCCTGCCATTCTCGACACGGTTGCTGATCGCCACGTCGCATCTGGTTGCCAGCTACGGCTTGGCACTGCTCGCGAGCCTCGCACTGGTGATCGCCGCCCTGCCGTTTGCCATCCGCCGCCACGCGTCACTGGCGGATTTCATCGACCGCCTGCGGCTGCGCATGCCGTTGCTCGGCCCCATTGCGCATCGCATCGTGCTGGCGCGGTTTTCCCAGTGCTTTGCCATGCTGTACGCCGCCGGCGTGCCCATTCTGCAGGCACTGGCCATCACCCGCGATGTGGTGCAGAACCGCGTCGTCGCAGCAGCGCTGGATCGCATCCAGGCACAGATCCGCGACGGCCAGGGCGTAGCCGCCAGTTTCGAGCGCGAACGGCTGTTTCCACCATTGGTACTGCGCATGCTGCGGGTGGGGGAGCAATCGGGAGCGCTCGACACCGCGCTTGCCAATGTCACCTATTTCTACAACCGGGATGTGCGCGAATCGGTAGCCCGGCTGCAGACCATGATCGAGCCCGCGCTCACCGTCGTGCTCGGTGCCTTGCTGTTCTGGGTGATGTCCGCGCTGCTGGGCCCCATCTTTGATACGCTGGGCAAGCTGCGATGAGCACGCTGGACCTGTTCCTCGTCGATACGGCAGCCGTCACGCACTGGCGCTGGCAAGGCGGCACGCTGGTCGCGCTGGCACGGCATGCCACAAGCCAGCTCGACACCCTGCGCAGCCAGACGCTCGCCCGGCGCTGCGCGATTCTCGTCGATCTGCCAGACGAAGGCTTCGTGCTCGATGTGCACAACCACCTCAGCCGCCGTAACCAGATCGCGCGCAGCCGAATACGGCTGGCCGAACAATGGCGGCATACTCCCTATCGCCGTGCTCGCCCGCTCGCCGATGGCAAGTCCACGTTGCTGTGCGCCCTGCCGCAATACAGCAGCATCGATGCGCTGCTGGCAACGCTCAACGAATGCGACACCATCGTGCTTGGTGTTTATTCGGTTGCCCAACTGGTCGCAGACTTCGCACCGCGTGCAGCGGGACCGCGGCTGCTGGCCTTTGCTGCGCCGGGCGGTGGTCTGCGCCAGTGCTTCCAACTGGCTGGCGAACTGCGCTTCTCACGGCTGTCCGACCACGGGCAGGACTACGAAGCATTGGCGGCGGATGAATACGCTGCCCATCTCGCAAGCGAGGTACGCCAAGCCAGCCACCATCTCGTCGCCGAACATCAGCTCACTCGTGGCGACACGCTGCGGATCACGGTGCTGGCGGGCGAGCAGAGCCATGCCATTGCCACTGCATTGCACGGTCTGCTGTACGACGAAGGCGGCTACCACACTGATGCACTGCGCGTGGACCAGCTCGCCGGCGGGCAGCACGGATTGCTCGCAGCGCTCGCGGCGAGACTTGCGCATGCCTGCCCCGACAGCCACTACGGCAGCCCGGCGCATCTGTATCGTCGCCGGCTGCAACGCTTGCTGCATCTGGGCAATAGGGCGGTGCTGGCCCTGGTGGTGGCTGCATTGGGCTACGCCTGCTACGCCCATTTTGAAACAGTCGACATCGTGGTCATGCAGCAGCAACTTGCCAGGGAGAGCGTGGCGAGACGCGACGAGATTGCGCGCCTGAGCCAAATGATCGGGCCGCACCTGGCCGAGACCGAGCAGATGGCCACGGTGCAGGAATTCGATCGGCGCTACATCAGCAACTGGCCCGCCTTGATCCCGCAATTGAAGGCGATCAGCCAGCAACTGGATGGCTTGCCCCGGCTTGCAATACAGCGGGTGCACTGGCAAGTCGAACTCGGCGAAACCGACGGCGCCGTGCCGCAGCCCACGGTTGAACTGGCAGGCAACGCCGCCCCGCCTTACCGGGCGGCCGCCAGCGAACTCGATACGCTGCGGCAACGACTTGGCGAGCAGTTACATGCATCCATGGTCGCCGAAAACCGACCGAGGGCGCTCGATGAAACCACTGCGCTGGAAGGTGAGGATAGCGACGAGGCGACGCACTTTGCGCTGCGTTTTCTCCTGCCACCGGAAGGCCGCCCGTGATGCCCAGCCGCCGCGAATTGCGCCTGTTCCATCGCGAGCTGGCCGTCATGGCCGCCGGATTGCTGCTTGCAATGCTGGCGGCAGCCTGGGCGCATGGGCAGTTGCGCACCGCCAAGGACAGCCACGCCGCCACACGCGCCAGACTGCTTGCCGACAACGCCGAATCGCTGCGCCTTGCCGGCGCCTATGACATCTGGAGCCGCTATCGCGACCGGTACGCCGCGCTGCGCGAGCGCGGGCTGATCGGCGCAGCCCATCGCCCGGAATGGATGGAAGCACTGGAAAAGGAAGCGCTGCGCTACCGTATTGCACCGCGCCAGCCGGTCGCCGGCGCGATGCCGCTGGCAGGCCAGCAGCTTTACGCCACACCCATGACGTTGGAATTTACAGCCACACACGAGGCGACGTTCGAAGCCACATGGGCAAGGGTCAAGGCGCTGCCGGGCTACCCCGTCGATCAGGCCTGCGAGCTGGCACTGGCCGAACCTCAGCCAGGCCATGACTATCCCGAACTCAACGTGCACTGCACGCTGTATTGGCTGCACATCGCACCAGCGCAGGAGCCTGTGCCATGAGAGCACTCCCGCTGATCCTGCTGCTGCTCGCCCCTACCGTTTCCGCCGACGATTGGGGGCGGCTGTTTTTCGACGCCCAGACGAGAAGCCGTATCGACAGCGGCAAGACCGCAGCCGAAGCACCGCCAGCGCCGCGCAATCACCGCCTTGACGGCGAACTGCGACGGGGTGGCCAAGTGATCCATTTCATCGACGGCGAACCCACAACCGCCGCCAAACTCCCGAAGGGCACCCGCGTCGGCGAACTGTGGCAGGAAAATACACAGTGAAACGACAAGCCGGCGCCGCGTTGTTGGCATTGCTGCTCATGCTGGTGCTGGCCTTCGCCACGCTGTGGCTGGCGCAGCCCTGGCAAGCCCGGCTTGCTGCGAGCGCCAGCGCGCATAACGCCGATGTGCTTGGTGAAGCCAAGCGCGCATTGCTGGCTTGGTCCGCCCTGCATTGCACGCAACCTGGCGCCAACCTGGCCAATGTGGTCGCTGGCGAATTGCCACGCCCCGACACCGATGCTCCCGGCACCGCAGGCGCTGGCAGCCAGAACGTGATCGGCGCGCCTCGGCTGGGCCGACTGCCCTGGCGTACGCTGGCGATACCGCCGCTACGCGATGCCAGCGGCGAAGTGCTGTGGTACGCGATTCGTAACGAGTATGGCGACAACGGGGACAACCCGCCCGACCCCTGCCTGTCGCTCACCGTGAGAGACGCAGCGGGCGCGCGGCTTGATGCCGCGCCAGCACGCTGCATCATCGCCCTCGTCCTGGCTCCGGGTGCCGCTCGCCCAGGCCAAGACCGCAGCGATCCGCTCAATGCTGCCGCCTACCTCGATGCCACGACCGTGGGCGGTCATGCGGTCGACAACGCCGCGGCCAATGGCCCCTTCGTGCTTGGTCCAGTTGACGATGGCCATGACGTCAACGATCAGGTGCTCGCCATCACTTGGCAGGAACTACGGCTGCCGAGCAGCAACCGCCCCTGCGTGCTGCCCACGCCATGACGCAGCGCACCTTGCTCCGGCACGTGTCCGGCTTCTCGCTGGTGGAAATGAGTGTGGTCCTCCTGGTGCTGGGCGTGTTGCTCGCCAGTGTGCTCGGCCCCTTGCGCATCCAATGGCAATCGGAACGACTGCGTGAAACGCGTACCCGGCTCGACGCGGCCGAATCGGCGCTGCTGGGTTTCGTACTGCAGCGCGGACGCCTGCCGTGCCCTGCCGATCCCACACTGGTCGGCAGCAGCGCCGGACTGGAGGACTGCGGTCGCGAGCAAGGTACGTTGCCCTGGCAACTGCTGGGCATTCCTGAAGCAGACGCCTGGGGCCGGCGCTGGCTGTACGCAGTCAGCCCCGGCTTTGCCGATACCAGCGGCAACACGCCATCGCCGGTCGCCGGCTGCGCCTCGCCCACCCCGGTTCCAGCCATTGGCATCAGCTTCACCTGGTGCAGCGCTGGAGTCTACACGGTGAGTGAATCAGGTGGCGGAACGAGCATGGTCACCAATGCCGTCGCCGTCTTCGGCTCACACGGCGCGGACGGGCTGGGCGGCCATACGCGCGACGGCACTGCCATGGCCGCAGCAGCTGGCGAGCAGGCGGAAAATGCCGATAGGGACAACGATTTCGTTGCCGGTAACGAAGTGGACGGCAACTTCGACGACCAAGTCCGCTGGTTGTCGACCTACCGCCTGCACGAATGGATGCTCAGGTCAGGTCGGCAGCCATAAATGCCAAACGCATTACGCTTGTCAGAAAAATACTGAATTCTCTTTCAATTCAACAGCTATCACGACAATAAGATGACTCTGTGCTTTGGCTTCATATCCAGAAAACCAACCTTAACCCCATAAATTAAAAGGCTCAAAACGTAGCAGTCATGGATTGAAAACAAACAAAACTGACCAAATACGTCAGAGAGGGTGAACACATGCATTCCCATACTCATCGCCAGCGTGGCTTCACCCTGGTCGAGCTTGCCACCGTACTGGTCATCATCGGCCTGATCCTCGGCCTCGCCTTCAAAGGCAAGGATCTGATCGATGGCGCCAAGGTGAAGGGCGCCCAGGCGAGCTCCAACAAGGTGCTTGCCGCCATGAACATCTACTTCGAGCGCTATGGCCGCTACCCGGGCGACGGCTGCGTCGCGGCAGCACCGGTGGGCAATACCACACCTGCCAATTGCACTGCCGCGCCCAATGGCAGCTACACCGCCGCCGAAGCTACCACCTTCATGCCGCTGCTGACCAACACTGGCATCCTGCCCGACTCCGATGCCCGCAGCCCCTTTGGCGGCGACTGGACAGTGGCACTGGGCACGGTGGCGAGCAACACGCTGCCCACCGCGCTCTATCTCACCGTCGGTGGCGTGGCCGGCAACAACGTTGACCTGCGCTATGTCTGCGCAATGGATACCCAATACGACGATGGCAACCCCACCACCGGCAACATCCGCAGCAACGCAGCAGTCGGCACGGGCGTCAACCAATACCAAGCCGGTGATGACTGCTGGAGCAACAAGACCAGCCTGCAGGCGCTGAGCATCCGCCTGCTGCCGTGAAGAGTGACGCCGCCCTCGGCTAGGCCGATGGAGCCTGCAATACCTCGCGCACCAACGGCACCGTCACCACCCGGCGCTGCGACAGCGCCTCGCGGTTCACCCGCTCCAGCACGGCATTGAGGCTGGGCAGATCGCGCGCGGCATGGCGCAGCAGGTAGTCGGCGACCTCGTCGGTCAGCTCAAAGCCAAGGCCAGCGGCGCGGCGGCGCAAGGCTGCGGCCTTGTCGGTATCCGACAGCGCACGCAGCTGGTAGACGAGCCCCCAACCCAGCCGGGTGGTGAGATCGTCGCGCAGGCCCAGCAGCATCGGCGGCTTGCTGCCGGTAGCCATAAGGCGCCCGTTGCCTTCACGCAGCGTGTTGTAGTGATCGAACAAGCGGATCTGTTGATCGGGTGACAAGGTATCGACGCCATCGACCAGCAATACATCATCGGCGGCCACTTCCTGCGGCAAAGCCGCCGGCGGCACGGTTACCGCAGCGCCGAGGCGGGCGGCTGCGGCACTGGCGAGATAGGATTTGCCGACGCCTGATTCACCCCACAGGTAGAGAAAGCGCACGTCGTCGCTCCCCGCCGCCCATTCGCTGAGCATGAACAGCGGCTCGGCATTGTCGCCTCGCACGTAGCCCTCGAAGCTCGGCACGACCGGCAACTGCAGGTCCAGCACCAGTTGCTGGGTCATGCGCAGCGCTCGCTGGGGCGACGCGGCATGCGACGGGCGATCAGGCGTTTCATGGCGGGATACGGTAAACTATTGCGCTTTCTGGCAAAACCGGGCCCATTCTAGCGGCAAAGCCTGCGCCACGCACGGCAACGCCCGGCCCCTCCGCATCCTCAAGAGGCCTTCATGACCACCCCCAGCCTGAGCTACCGCGATGCCGGCGTCGACATCGACGCGGGTGACCAGCTTGTCGAGAACATCAAGCCCTTTGCCAAGCGCACCATGCGCCCGGAAGTGCTGTCGGGCATCGGCGGCTTCGGCGGATTGATCGAGATCTCCAAGAAGTTCAAGGAGCCGGTCCTGGTCTCGGGCACCGACGGTGTCGGCACCAAGCTCAAGCTCGCGTTCGAACTGAACCGCCACGACACCGTGGGCCAGGATCTGGTCGCCATGAGCGTGAACGATATCCTGGTGCAGGGTGCCGAACCGTTGTTCTTCCTCGACTATTTCGCCTGCGGCAAGCTCGATGTCGATACCGCCACCGAAGTGATCCGTGGCATTGCCCACGGCTGTGAGCTCTCCGGCGCCGCGCTGATCGGTGGCGAGACCGCCGAGATGCCGGGCATGTACCCGGTCGGGGAGTACGATCTGGCCGGCTTTGCCGTCGGCGTGGTGGAAAAATCCAAGGTCATCACCGGCGCCGACATCAAGCCGGGCGACGTGGTGCTGGGCCTTGCCTCCAATGGCGCGCACTCCAATGGCTATTCGCTGGTGCGCAAGATCCTGCATCTCACCGATGCCGACTACGCCGCCAAGTTCGACGGCGACCGCTCGCTCGCCGACGTAGTGATGGCACCGACCCGCATCTACGTGAAGCCGCTGCTGAAGCTGATGGAAACGCTGACGGTGAAGGGCATGGCCCACATCACGGGCGGCGGCATCACCGAAAACGTGCCGCGCGTGCTGCCCGACAACGTGGTTGCCCAGCTCGACGGCAAGAGCTGGACTTTCCCCAAGCTGTTCCAGTGGCTGCAGCGCGAAGGCAATGTCGCGCTCGACGAAATGCACCGCACCTTCAATTGCGGTATCGGCATGGTGGTGATCGTCGCCGCCGAGGATGCCGAGCGCGCCGCCAGCCTGCTCGCCACCGAAGGTGAAACCGTCTACCGTCTGGGCGAGATCCGCGTCCGCAACGGCGACGAGCACCAGACGCAGATCGCCTGACCTCACGCCTGACGGAAGGGAGAAGGGAAGCGGCCACTGCGGCACGCGAACCCCTTCTCCCTTCCCGTTTCCAAGTCCTTGCCATGAAAAATATCGTCATTCTGATTTCTGGCCGCGGCAGCAATATGCAGGCCATCGTTGACGCCGCCATTCCGGAAGCGCGCATCGCCGCCGTGATCGCCAACCGCGCCGATGCCGCCGGGCTTGCCTGGGCAGCCGAGCGCGGCATCGCCACCGCCGTGCTCGACCACAAGCAGTTCGACGGTCGCGAGGCCTTCGATGCGGCGCTGACCGAACTGATCGATGGCTACGCGCCGGACCTCGTGGTGCTCGCCGGCTTCATGCGCATCCTCACTGCCGGCTTCGTTGCCCGCTACGAGAACCGGCTGATCAACATCCACCCATCGCTGCTGCCGGCCTTCACCGGCCTGCACACACACGAACGCGCCATCGCCGAGGGCGTGAAGTTCGCCGGCTGCACCGTGCACTTCGTCACCGCCGAACTCGATCACGGCCCCATCATCGCGCAGGCCGCCGTGCCGGTGCTGGATGACGACACACCCGAGCAGCTGGCTGCACGCGTGCTCAAGGAAGAACACCGCCTCTATCCGCTGGCGGTGCGCCTGTTCGCGCAGCAGCGGTTGCACATCGAGCACGGCCGGGTGCGCGTGCTTCCGGAACAGTAAGCGCCGATGCGCTGGCCTTGGCTGAAACGGCGACAACTGCTGCTGGCGGCATTCGTGCTGTCGCTGTTGCTGCACGTGTTCGGCCT
This region of Chitinolyticbacter meiyuanensis genomic DNA includes:
- a CDS encoding tetratricopeptide repeat protein, with protein sequence MSRLLDHLRLEPLAQPSDARHSEAATAAPVAPTIVAAPAKAVASTTPSPTPRSERHTKPGLLLTGLLGLLVGIGATLLLSPTAIQPLPYRPATAPQPTSLPTPPATATPTVPSAPTPTNTLPSPHPTLPNPDNPPRLQPHAVLTGGAPPEDKVAISRGQPKSAASSPLVAAWQAQRDNKNAEAEALYKQVLTRDARNVDALNGLAALAQDRGDAVAAAALYRRVLALQPNNAYALAALAQLRGGNDVDEAAMRQRAEHDAPHAYTLANRLAAAGRWREAQAWYFQAYSRDADEADYAYNLAVSLDMLGQTGPAADYYRRALALAGQRSGRFDAATVEARLAELAGAAP
- a CDS encoding GspE/PulE family protein; translation: MNTPPDKRPLGELLVARGYLSHDQLRIALMEQQRSSAPLGKLLLSLGFVSEGVLRDALSENLGQESIELGQMIADPRALALVPQELARRHLLLPIAWDAHNSTLTLAMASPSNLVALDQVRQQLPTHCQLLTRLASESDLVTAIDQCYGYALSIDGILNEIETGEVDAGSLASNHEYSQPVVRLIDALMADAVTRGASDIHLEPEAGFVRIRYRIDGVLRQVRVLHKTYWPAMVVRVKVMANMNIAETRAPQDGRISRVLAGRSIDFRVAAQPTTWGENLVLRILDRKKGLLPIDALGLTAPNLATLRRMLARPEGLILVTGPTGSGKTTTLYSILAELSSEQVNIMTLEDPVEYPMPMIRQTSLNEVVKMDFASGIRSLLRQDPDVILIGEIRDKETADMAFRAAMTGHQVYATLHTNSAIGALPRLADIGVRADVMAGNIIGIVAQRLVRRLCPQCREPHPADALSMRLLGQPDDAPAPTLYRARGCSACEQQGYRGRTSVIEILRLDAELDALIAAGASRRTLLDTATARGFAPLIDDACRLVLAGVTTLDEIARVVDLTERVP
- a CDS encoding type II secretion system F family protein; protein product: MRYRWQAADADGRIRRGAEEAANPADLERRLRVQGLSLIASRLAPARGGSFWRRVSRRDLIAFTFHLEQLARAGVPLLGGLADLRDAMTSPALHQAIVRMIEDVEGGQRFSEALARHPTVFDPVYVSLVRAGEEGGQLPTVLASLTEALKWQDEIASETKKLVAYPAFVGVLVLGVIGFLMVHLVPQMVDFLKGAGQVLPFSTRLLIATSHLVASYGLALLASLALVIAALPFAIRRHASLADFIDRLRLRMPLLGPIAHRIVLARFSQCFAMLYAAGVPILQALAITRDVVQNRVVAAALDRIQAQIRDGQGVAASFERERLFPPLVLRMLRVGEQSGALDTALANVTYFYNRDVRESVARLQTMIEPALTVVLGALLFWVMSALLGPIFDTLGKLR
- a CDS encoding prepilin-type N-terminal cleavage/methylation domain-containing protein, with amino-acid sequence MTQRTLLRHVSGFSLVEMSVVLLVLGVLLASVLGPLRIQWQSERLRETRTRLDAAESALLGFVLQRGRLPCPADPTLVGSSAGLEDCGREQGTLPWQLLGIPEADAWGRRWLYAVSPGFADTSGNTPSPVAGCASPTPVPAIGISFTWCSAGVYTVSESGGGTSMVTNAVAVFGSHGADGLGGHTRDGTAMAAAAGEQAENADRDNDFVAGNEVDGNFDDQVRWLSTYRLHEWMLRSGRQP
- a CDS encoding type II secretion system protein encodes the protein MHSHTHRQRGFTLVELATVLVIIGLILGLAFKGKDLIDGAKVKGAQASSNKVLAAMNIYFERYGRYPGDGCVAAAPVGNTTPANCTAAPNGSYTAAEATTFMPLLTNTGILPDSDARSPFGGDWTVALGTVASNTLPTALYLTVGGVAGNNVDLRYVCAMDTQYDDGNPTTGNIRSNAAVGTGVNQYQAGDDCWSNKTSLQALSIRLLP
- the hda gene encoding DnaA regulatory inactivator Hda, which gives rise to MTQQLVLDLQLPVVPSFEGYVRGDNAEPLFMLSEWAAGSDDVRFLYLWGESGVGKSYLASAAAARLGAAVTVPPAALPQEVAADDVLLVDGVDTLSPDQQIRLFDHYNTLREGNGRLMATGSKPPMLLGLRDDLTTRLGWGLVYQLRALSDTDKAAALRRRAAGLGFELTDEVADYLLRHAARDLPSLNAVLERVNREALSQRRVVTVPLVREVLQAPSA
- the purM gene encoding phosphoribosylformylglycinamidine cyclo-ligase; the encoded protein is MTTPSLSYRDAGVDIDAGDQLVENIKPFAKRTMRPEVLSGIGGFGGLIEISKKFKEPVLVSGTDGVGTKLKLAFELNRHDTVGQDLVAMSVNDILVQGAEPLFFLDYFACGKLDVDTATEVIRGIAHGCELSGAALIGGETAEMPGMYPVGEYDLAGFAVGVVEKSKVITGADIKPGDVVLGLASNGAHSNGYSLVRKILHLTDADYAAKFDGDRSLADVVMAPTRIYVKPLLKLMETLTVKGMAHITGGGITENVPRVLPDNVVAQLDGKSWTFPKLFQWLQREGNVALDEMHRTFNCGIGMVVIVAAEDAERAASLLATEGETVYRLGEIRVRNGDEHQTQIA
- the purN gene encoding phosphoribosylglycinamide formyltransferase, with product MKNIVILISGRGSNMQAIVDAAIPEARIAAVIANRADAAGLAWAAERGIATAVLDHKQFDGREAFDAALTELIDGYAPDLVVLAGFMRILTAGFVARYENRLINIHPSLLPAFTGLHTHERAIAEGVKFAGCTVHFVTAELDHGPIIAQAAVPVLDDDTPEQLAARVLKEEHRLYPLAVRLFAQQRLHIEHGRVRVLPEQ